Proteins from one Penaeus vannamei isolate JL-2024 chromosome 8, ASM4276789v1, whole genome shotgun sequence genomic window:
- the LOC138862375 gene encoding uncharacterized protein PF3D7_1409500-like produces the protein MDSKYNLKRNNVKKIMDSKYNLKRNNIKKIKDRKYNLKRNNVKKVKDSKYNLKRNNIKDSKYNLKRNNIKKIKDRKYNLKRNNIKDRKYNLKRNNVKKIKDGKYNLKRNNALESDKTKVIMRGLIPLFSIFSGLFPASIPRSAT, from the exons atggacaGCAAGTACAACCTCAAGAGAAATAACGTAAAAAAGATAATGGATAGCAAGTACAACCTCAAgagaaacaacataaaaaagataaaggataggAAGTACAACCTCAAGAGAAATAACGTAAAAAAGGTAAAGGATAGCAAGTACAACCTCAAgagaaataac ataaaggacagCAAGTACAACCTCAagagaaataacataaaaaagataaaggataggAAGTACAACCTCAAGAGAAATAAC ataaaggataggAAGTACAACCTCAAGAGAAATAacgtaaaaaagataaaggatgGGAAGTACAACCTCAAGAGAAATAAC GCCCTAGAGAGTGATAAGACAAAGGTGATAATGAGAGGCTTAATCCCGTTGTTCTCAATCTTCTCTGGCCTTTTCCCTGCTTCCATACCACGTTCAGCCACGTAA